In Alteromonas sp. RKMC-009, the genomic stretch CAAGTGTGATTACGGTAGACTGGGATCCGGGGTTCTAGTGACTGCGGAGAAATGGTTCGGCGTTATCAGTTTGTTTCCTGATATGTTCGCACCCTTCATGCAACAAGGCGTTGTGGGACGGGCTGTGAAATCAGGCATTCTGGAGGTCGACATGTTTAACCCACGTGATTACACGCACGATCGTCATCGTACCGTCGATGATCGCCCTTATGGCGGTGGTCCGGGGATGTTGATGATGGTGAAGCCTTTAACTGACGCCATCGCCGCGGCAAAACAAGCCGGCGGTGAACATGCAAAGGTGATTTACTTATCACCACAGGGTAAAAAGCTGGATCAGGCAGGGGTTAAACGCCTTGCCACTAACGATCGCATGATATTTATCTGCGGACGTTATGAAGGAATCGATGAGCGCGTCATTGAGGCCCATGTTGACGAAGAATGGTCAGTAGGGGATTACGTGCTAAGCGGCGGCGAACTGCCAGCGCTTGTGCTCATGGATGCGGTAGCCAGAATGGTTCCGGGTGTACTCGGTCATCAGGCTTCTGCCATTGAAGATTCTTTCACCGACGGGTTACTGGATTGTCCGCATTATACGCGGCCTGAAGTACTCGACGGTAAAGCGGTTCCTCCTGTGTTGTTGAGCGGTGATCACGAAAAAATCAGACAGTGGCGACAGATGCAATCGCTGGGCAGAACCTGGCAGCGTCGCCCCGAGTTATTAAACCACCTAGCTCTGACTGAGGAGCAGCAGCGTCTTCTTGAAGTATTCAAGTCGCAGTTGCAGCAAGATGACAGTTAACTAGGACGAGAGGATATGATGAGCAAAGTCAGTCAAGATATCATCAAGAAAATTGAGCAAGCACAGCTCAAAGCTGATGTTCCTGCATTTGGTCCAGGTGACACAGTAGTAGTAAAAGTTCGCGTTACTGAAGGTGACAAAGAGCGTCTTCAGGCGTACGAAGGTGTTGTTATCGCTAAGCGTAACCGTGGTCTTCACTCGTCTTTTACCGTACGTAAAATTTCAAGCGGCGAAGGCGTAGAGCGTGTGTTCCAAACACACAGCCCGGCGGTTTCTTCTATTGAAGTTAAACGTCGTGGTGCAGTTCGTCGTGCTAAGCTTTACTATCTGCGTGAGCGTTCAGGTAAATCTGCACGTATCAAAGAGAAGCTTAACTAAGATTACTAATCCTTGCGTTACTGTTAACTATGAAAAAGCCCGCTTTAAGCGGGCTTTTTTGTGTCTTCTGAAAAAACCTTTACAGCCAGCCTTTCTGTTCTGCGATTCTGGCTGCATCAACACGGTTTGTTGCCCCGAGTTTGGCAATGGACTCTGAGAGATAATTTCGAATCGTGCCTTCTGACAGAAATAACTGAGATGCAATTTCTTTGGTTTTTAATCCGTCGCTGGCGAGTTTCAGCGCCTTACGCTCCTTTTCAGACAGGGGGTTATTGTCATCTAATGCCAGTAAAGCCAGCTCAGGATCAATGACACGTTCTCCACGATTGATTTTCCTTAACGCTGAGATAAGATAATCACTGTCAGATTCTTTTAAAATAAAGCCTTTTGCACCAAGCTGCATAGCCCGTTTAATATAACCGGGTTTAGAAAATGTCGTCATAAATACCACAGTGCCGGCAAAACCTGAGTCCTGTAACTTACGGGCCATGTCCAGGCCACTCAGATTTGGCATTTCGATGTCAGACAAAATCATATCCGGATGAGGATTGTTACTAAGCCATGAGATGGCAGCTTCCCCGTCCACACACTTTCCGGTGACTGTGATGTCATCTTCCAGATCCAGTAAACTGGCGATAGCATCCCGCACCAGTGACTGGTCCTCGACAATGAGTAACGAAATAGCCTGCATAGTTATTCTCCGGTGTGTAAGGTCAGTCTGACCCTTGTTGCGTCGCCACTCGTTATCGACATCTCTGCACCTATTAAGCCGGCGCGTTCTCTGATGCCAGTCAGTCCATTTCCCGAATCAATAACCGCATGCTTACCATTATCTTCAATCGTTATCGCTAACATTCCGTTTTCCCGCAGGGCTGAAAGACTCACAAGATTCCCCTTGCTGTGCCGCAAAATATTGGTAAATACTTCTTTTACGACCAGCGCGAGATGAGATTCTTGCAAGGCGCTGAGACCGCTAAATGCATCGTCGTGAACAGAGGCGTTGACTGCAAAGCCCAGTTCAGAGAGTGCGCGGGTGTTTTTGGTAATTTCTTCCGAAACGCTGAGTTTTTTCAGGTCGCTGACTGCATGACGGATCTCGCTTAAAAGAGACTGAGAAAGATGTGCAAGCGCTTTTACTTCCCGGTGTGCTTCCTGCGTGCGGCCTTTTTCGATGAGTTTCCCCGCTAACTGTGCTTTCAGTGACATGCTGCTTAGTGCGTGGCCGGCAATGTCATGGAGGTCACGGCCAATGCGTTCCCTTTCTGCAATAGCACTGAGCGCACTCAGTGACTCTGCGTGTCTGGCATCTTTGAGCTGGCTCCAGGTTTCCTTACGTTCCATTACGCCAAAGCAAAAAAGTACAAGCAGGTTAATTAATGAAGCGAGAAAAAATAGCAGGTGATCATCAAACCAGAATAATTGTAAGCCTGTTAAGGACAAACCGGTAAACAGTACAAATGCGATACCGGCGGAAACCGGGTAGTAGTAGCCGGCAATATATGCAATAAAGCCAAATAGTACAGACGCTCCCGGATTGTAAAAGCTGATGGTAAATGACAGGGCCGTCAAAGCCGACAAAGGCAGGGGCAGGGTAGAGAGCTTGCAGTGAATGGCAAGCAGATACAGAGCCACAAACAGAATGTATCCGCAGCCAAAGATCACTAACTCCCGGGGAGCAACTGATTCAGCATAAAAAAGAGGGACAAAATAAGATAACGAGAAAATTAATGAACTGTAAGACCATTTTTTCTTGGATCCTTCCGACAGTAACGGTAGCTGAGCAGCATGCATAACTGATGAATTCCTTCCTTATTGGAATACGACGGCAGATTTGCTGGTAATTAATAGTGTACCCGAAAGTATGAGCACTATTCCCGCAACAGCGTAAGTGTCGAATTTTTGGTTCCAAAATACAACTGACGCGGTGACAATAAGCGCAATGCCCATTCCCGACCATATTGCATAGGCGACACCAATACCCATATTTTTTAATACGGCCGCAAATATCATTCCTGAGATTGCATAAAGAGCAATTGACGCAGAGCCATAATGCCATTTTTCCCAGCCGTCCGACATTTTTAAACAAAGTGTGGCAGCAACTTCTGTGAAAATGGCGCAAGCAAGTAATACATAAATCATGGTGTTCTCCTTATTCTGCAAGCCGGGCTTGCAGCGGGTTAAGTTCTGGTTAAATGTACTCAATGTTGAAGCATGTTCAGTATGGCTTGCGCGGTTGCCTGTTGTAAGTCACAAACATCATCAGTGTCAGATGACAAATGTCATGATAAATAATGATTATCTAATGTTAATGATAATAATTATTATTTGAAATTCGCTATGTCCTCTTTATAATGTCGTCCGAATTTTCACTTTGGTTAAGAGCAGGTTTCACAATGACTAAAAAGCACATTTTTGCGCTTTCACCTATCATGCTGGCAATGGCTGTACAGGCGCAGAATGCTGATGCAGACAACAACGGTGCGCAAGCGGATGAAGACAATATTGAAGTAATCCGAATTGTTGAAAGTCGCGTTCAGCGTATCAGTTCAGGCGCGACGGGCCTGGGTCTGGACAGCTTTGATACGCCACAGTCGCTGTCGATTCTGGAATCTGATCTGATTGAAGACTACCGCTTAAGTGATATCAACAGCCTGTTTAAACAGGTGACAGGTATTAACGTCGACCAGTCTGAAACCGACCGGACATACTTCAACGCCCGTGGTTTTGACATCACCAGTATGCACATTGACGGCTCCGGCATTCCTTTCGGCGATATTTTTGTCGGCGATCTGGATACGGCGATTTATGAAAAGGTCGAGTTTATCCGTGGTTCAAACGGTCTGATCACCGGCCTGGGTAATCCGTCCGGTACGGTAAACTACGTGCGCAAACGCCCCGGTAACGAAACCGAAGCCAGTGTTGACTTTACACTGGGACGCTGGGCATCCATGCGAACTGTGGCTGATGTATCCACACCACTGACTGATTCCGGCAGCTGGGCAGCCCGTGTGGTGGTGGCCCATCAGAACAAAGAAAGCTGGCTGAACCTGTATGAAAATGAACGTAATGTGTTTTACGGTATCGTTGACGGACAGCTGAGTGACAGCGTGACTGTGATGTTCGGCTATTCGCATCAGGACAACAACAGTGACGGTGTAACATGGGGCGCTGTGCCTCTGATTTATTCAGACGGCACTCAAGTCGACTTTGACCGCTCTACCACGACAGCAATGGACTGGACATACTGGGATACCCTTAATAAAACCGCCTTTGCCGAACTGAACTGGTTTATTAACGACAACCTGCAATATACGTCGAAGCTGAACCACATCCGTTATGAAGATCATTCTGCGTTATTCTATACCTACTCCAACACGGGTTTAGAGGCAGACACAGGGCTGGGAATGCTGGGTTATCCCGGCAGATTTGATGCCGAAGATAAAACCTTAATCTGGGATAACAATCTGCAGGGCGTGTTTCAGGCCTGGGGCAGGGAACATACATTTAATGTCGGTATCAGTCTGGCTGATGCAGAAACCAGCGATCTGGATGCCGGTGCACTGAGTGGCTTTGATGTAATGCCTGCTCTGCCGGGCTGGACGGGAACTGAAGTGGCACTCCCTGAGTGGGCGGCTCCTTATCAGGCCGGTTATACCGATATTTCACTGAACCGTTTCTACGGCTCAATGCAGCTGGCAGTGACAGACGCACTGGATCTGGTACTTGGTGTCAGCTTTGTAGATTATGAAAACGAGGGAGAATCCTGGGGCGCGTCTACTTCTACTACTGAAGATGGCAGCAGCCCGTATATCGGCTTTACCTGGGAAGTGCTGGAAGGCCTGAATGTATACGGCAGCTACAGCGATATTTATCAGCCACAGTATTACCTGAATGAAGATCTTCAGCCTCTGGGTTCAGCAGAAGGCCGCAGCTATGAAATGGGCGTTAAGAAAGAGTTCGCAAACAACTTCCTGCTGACTGTTGCACTGTTCAGAACGGAACAGGAAAACCTGTATGAATTCATCGAATACGGCGATGGTGACGGTGTTGATGATGACGATTACTCTGATGACTTTAATTATGCGCTGTACCGTGGTGTAACCGTAGATTCAAACGGTTTTGAAGTTGAACTTTCCGGTGCAATCACTGATGAGTTATCCGTTCAGGGGGGGTTAACGGTGCTGAGCATGGATGAAGAGAACGGCGATGAAGCCCGTACCTTTATTCCCCGCCGTACTTTTAAGATGCTGGCGGATTATGCACCTGTGTGGAATGAAAAGCTGAATATGGGTCTGTCTGCCCGGTATCAGAGTGAAACTTATTTCACATCAGGTTATGGCCGTATTACTCAGGATGCATACGCTGTGCTGGGCGGTTATGTGACTTACAGCTTCAGTGATAATCTGTCTTTCAGCCTGAATCTGGATAATATTACTGACGAGAAATACCTCAGCTCAGTAAGAACCGAGCAGGCATTCTACGGCTCACCGACAAACTACAGTCTGACGGTAAGCTGGGATTATTAATTCCTGCTGACAATGTAACAAAATGCCCGCCTGAGTAGCGGGCATTTTTGTGTCTGTGATAGGCTTTCTCTTCCCCATCTTTACAGGCATTTCTGAATGGAAAACGGCACTTCACTTTTACAGCACAATCCTGAATTTCTGAACATGCTGGCAGGGGAATGGTATCTCACTAATGATGCCGGCCTCAGGCAAGCCAGGGCGCAGGCAAAAAAGCTGTGTCATCAGGCTGACGTTCTCTCAGGAACGGAAAAATCACAGGTACTCAGTCAACTTATTCCCGGTGCCACGGGCTTACAGACAGGCCGTCACTTTAATTGTGATTACGGATTTCAAATTGTTTGCAGGGGTGTGTTTACCGCTGGTTGTTATTTAACCATTCTCGATGGCGCTTCTGTGGAAACCGGCGATAATGTAATGGCCGGAGATAATGTGGTTATTGCCACCGTTGAGCATCATAAAGATCCCCAAAAACGACTTGCCGGATGGCAACGGGCACGTCCAGTGGTGATAGGGAGTAATGTAACTATCGGAAATGGCGTAACAATTCTGCCGGGCACCGTAATAAAAGACAATACAGTCATCCCCGACGGCGCAGTCGCAGGCAGGCGATGACCTGGTCTTTAGAACGATTTTGCCGGCGTGGTGTCAAAAAAGTCTCCGGTGGTGGTTGCGGCCTTTATCAAAAATTGATAAAAAGTCAACGAGCTACGCCAATAAAGATTTTTATATTCTGTAAACTTAGATTTACATCGTGAGCGGGCAGTTAAAATACCGTGTAGCGCCGGCGGCAATTTTGCAAAAGGTCACTGCAGGCAGGCCAACCAATTTTATTTTATGAAGAGAGTCTCATGATCAAGGACACCGTTAACAACGTACACGTCAGTGCTGAACAGGTACTGATCACTCCGGATGATTTAGCTAAAGAATTGCCGGTTTCTGATAAAGCCCTTTCGGCTATCTCTGAATCCAGAAAAATTATTTCCGATATTATTCATGGCCGTGACCACCGTTTACTGGTGATCTGTGGTCCCTGTTCCATTCACGACATCGACGCAGCAAAAGATTATGCGCTGCGCCTGAAAGAACTTCATGAGTCGTGCAAAGATACCCTGTTCATCGTTATGCGGGTGTATTTTGAAAAACCACGTACAACCACAGGTTGGAAAGGGCTGATAAATGACCCGCATCTGGACGGTACGTTTGATATTGAAACCGGCCTGCGTAAAGCCCGTGAATTACTGATCTGGTTAGCAGAGCTGGAAATCCCTGTTGCGACAGAAGCGCTGGATCCAATCAGCCCGCAATATCTGGCAGAGCTGTTCAGTTGGAGCGCTATCGGTGCCCGTACTTCTGAGTCTCAGACCCACCGTGAAATGGCATCAGGTCTGTCTATGCCTGTCGGATTCAAAAACGGTACAGACGGCAGTCTGGATATTGCAGTGAATGCATTGAAATCAGCTGCTTCGGGTCACAGCTTTATGGGTATTAATAAGCAGGGACAGGTAGCGGTGATTTCTACCAGTGGTAACCCTGATGGCCATATCATTTTGCGTGGTGGTAAACAGCCAAACTACGACTCCGTTTGTGTATCTGACTGCGAAGTTGATTTGGAAAAAGCCGGTCTGACTGCCGGACTGATGGTGGATTGCAGTCATGCTAACTCCTCCAAAGATTACCGTCGTCAGCCACTGGTTGCACAGAACGTGGTTAACCAGATCCTGGAAGGTAACCAGTCGATTATCGGTATCATGCTTGAAAGTCATATTAATGCCGGTAACCAGAAAGGTGATGGTGTGCCTGTTGACGAGCTGGAGTATGGTGTGTCAATCACTGACGGTTGTATAGACTGGGAAACCACAGATACGCTTATTACCCAAACCAGAGATAAGCTGATAACTGTGTTACCATTGCGCCAAAATAAACGGTCTGCTGTAGCCTGAAGCTGCAGCGCCTCTCTTCAGAGTCGCAACATGACGGATCATTCCAGTAAACTGGCCGCGCTGCGGTCAGGTATTGACGAGCTCGATGCTGAGCTCGTTTCTTTATTATCCCGGCGGGCAAAACTGACCACTCAGGTTGGTCAAATCAAAGCTGAAACAGGCATGCCTGTGTATGTGCCCGAGCGGGAAAAAGAACTCATTGCCTCAAGACGTGCCGATGCAGAAGCCGCCGGTGTATCGCCTGATTTAACCGAAGATTTACTGCGCAGGATCATGCGTGAGTCTTATCACACCCAGAATAACCGCTACCGCTGTATTAATCCTGATATTCAGCAAGTTGTTATTGTCGGTGGTGCCGGTGCGCTGGGTAAAGTCATCGTCAGTCTGTTTGAAAAGTCCGGTTATCCGGTGGCAGTGGTAGAAAAAGACGACTGGTCAAAAACGGAAACGGAACAGCTTTTTGCGCGGGCAGATCTGGTGATTGTTGCCGTACCTATTACACTGACTGAAGCGGTGATTAAACAACTGGATGCATTACCTGAGCATTGTGTTCTGGCTGACATCACCAGTATCAAAGTGAAGCCTCTGACCACTATGCTGGCGTGCCACAAAGGCCCGGTGGTGGGTTTACACCCCATGTTCGGACCCGATGCGCCCGGTATGATAAAGCAGGTTGTGGTGGTATGCGATGGCAGGGGAGAAGCCAGCTATCAGTGGTTGATTGAGCAAATGCGCACCTGGGGTGCCACTGTTCATCACAGCACGGCAGAAGAGCACGACCGGGCTATGGCCTTTATTCAGGTAATGCGCCACTTCAATACATTTGTTTACGGCGCCCATTTGCAGGGTGAAAATCCTGATCTGGAAACTCTGACAGTATTCAGCTCACCGATTTATCGTCTTGAACTGGCAATGGTAGGCCGCCTGTTCGCTCAGTCGCCGCAACTCTACGCAGACATAATCTTCAATAATCCTGATAACTTTGCGTTGCTGAAGCGTTTTCATGAGCGTTTCGGACAAGCATTATCGCTATTAGAAAAAGGCGATAAACAGGCATTTATCGATGAGTTTGACCGTATTGGCAGCTGGTTCGGAGATTACGCGAAAAAATGTCTTGTCGACAGTAAACAGCTTTTATTAAAAGCCGACGATGATGAGATGTTGAGAAAAAATTAATTATCTTTATTTGATATTTAATTAATAGAGAAAGGTGGACGTTTGTCTGCCTTTTTTGTTTTGTATGATATTTAACTCAAATTCGTCGAATTAAAAGGTCATTTCATAATTAATTTAAGGTTAGTGTTCACTATCAATAAAGTGACTGTTTAGTTGGACTTTATTTAGGTTTTACTGATATGCGTAAAACTTATTCATCCACTGTCTTTAAAATGTAATTAAAAGTAAAAAATGGAATTTTTGTCGCTATTTCCCCTTTTGTAAATTGATTTACACAGCTGGATTATGATTTATTCCCCGCCGCGATTTCAGTCGCACAAATATAACCATCAATAATCAGAACTTCGTAATTGTCTGATTTCAGATAATGCAAATAGTTCAGGGGAACTAAAAAGTGAACATCAATCCTAAAATCGCCCAATCGATTAAAATTGCATTTGCAATGGGAGCAGCTTCAACCCTTCTAACGACAACACACGCCTTCGCACAGGATACAGCCACAGCTGAACAGCAGGTTGAAAAAGTGCAGGTTACCGGCTCACGCATTAAGCGTACCGACATGGAAACGGCCAGTCCCGTTGCAATCATCAGCGCTGAAGACATTTCTTTAGGCAGCTACACGTCGGTTGAACAGGTTTTACAACAAAGTCCTGCTGCCAGTGGTATGGCAACAGGTGCCGCATCAAACAACGGCGGTGTGGGTGCTGCCCGCATTAACCTGCGTGGTTTAGGCGCCAACCGTACACTGGTACTGGTTAATGGCCGCAGAATGGTAAACTCCGGCACCGGCGCAGACTCTTCAGTTGACCTTAACACTATCCCGCTGGCGGCAATTAAGCGAATTGAAGTACTGAAAGACGGTGCTTCTGCGGTATACGGCTCAGACGCTGTTGCCGGTGTGGTTAACATCATTACAAAAGACGACTTTGAAGGTTTTCAGATTGATGTCGGTTATGCAGGCAGTGATGAGGGTGATGCCAACACAGGTAACATCAGTATTGTAACCGGTGCCGGCGGTGATAAAGGCAATATCGTTCTGGGTATCAGTTATGTTGACCGTGGCTCTGCTATGCAGGGTGATCGTGGTTTCTCTGCCTGTCCTGACAACGATTATGATGCAGAAGGTAACTGCCAGTCAGGCAGTTCCTATGTACCGGGTGGTGCATACAATGCCGGCGACGGCTGGGGAACACTGGACAGTGATAAGAACTTCTCTGAAGGATACACGCCTTACAACTACTCTGAGCGTTCTTATCTGTACACGCCGCAGGAACGTATCGGCTTATTCGCGAACGGTAATTACAACCTGACTGATGATGCACAGGCATACATGGAATTTTTGTATACCAAGCGTACATCCACGCAGCAAATGGCACCTTCTCCGATCAGTGCAACCCTGACCGCTGATGCTACAGGTAACCCTTTCGGTGTCGCAACCTCCATGCGTCGTCGTATGACAGAAGTGGGTGACCGGGTTTTCGATCAGACCACAGATACCATCCGTTCAGTCGTCGGATTCCAGGGCTATCTGGATATCGGTAACGGTTTTGACTGGGATGTGTCTTACACCTACGGCCGTAACGATGCGACAGACCGTTCTTCCAATTACATCAACCTGACTAAAATTTATCAGACCATGGACACTGATGTGTGTGACGATGTCACGATTCCTTGTCAGGACTGGTTCGCCACTGAAGGCAATATTACTCAGGAAACTCTGGATTACATCACTTATACCGACCAGGCGTCCGGTGGTAACCAGTTTACTTCCTGGAATGTAAACCTGTCGGGAGAACTTTTTGAGCTGCCGGCCGGTTTCGTCGGCTTTGCCGGTGGTGCGGAATACCGTAAAGAGAAAGGCTGGTATCAGCCTGATGCGGTAACTGTTGCAGGTGATGGCAGCGCCTCGGCGCAGGATCCTACATCCGGTGGCTACGACACCACGCAAGTTTACGCAGAATTTGCTGTGCCTTTACTGGCTGACGTCCCCGGAGCAGAAGAGCTGTCTCTTGATGCCGCTATCCGCTGGTTTGATTACAGCACGTTTGATTCTGATATCACCTGGAAGCTGGGTCTGACCTGGCGTGTAAACGAAGATCTGATGTTCCGTGGTGTGGCGTCTACTGCATTCCGTGCACCCACCGTAGATGAACTGTACGGCGGTAATGTGGGTTCTTTCGATTACCTGGTTGATCCGTGCTCAGGCTACGGCAGCCTGGATACTGCGTCAAACGTATATCAGGCCTGTAATGCGCAGATTGGTAACACCTCTTATGCGTACACGGATTCTCAGATTGAAAATACCTATGTGACCATTGATAACCTGAGCCCGGAAGAGGCTGATACTTATACATTAGGTGTGGTGTACAGCCCGTCTTTTGTGGAAGGCTTATCAATGACACTGGATTATTTCACCATTGAATTGAGCAACGCTATTTCCCGTATCGATACACAGTCTTATCTGGACAGCTGTTACGGTGGGGATGAAGAAGCTTGTAGTGTACTGAGCATCGTCCGTGACGATATCACCGGTAACATTGATTACATGGAATCACCGCTGACTAACGTGGGTACCCTGAAAACCCGTGGTGTTGATGCCAATGTGACCTATAACTTCGACGCACTGGGTCTCAACTGGAACGTTAACTGGGATACCACCCGTCTGCTTGAGTACACCGAAGACAATGTGGAATACACGGGTAAAATCGACGGTAACAACGGTGGATTTGCAGAGTGGAAGTCTAACTTTGCGATTAAAGCCGGTACTGATGACTGGAAGCTGCGCTGGAAGATGCGTTACATCGGTGGCATGACAGACGATTACTATCTGGAATCGTACGGTCTGATGACTGATGTGGGTACTGTGGTGTACCACGATGTTTCAGGTGAATACTACATCAATGATCAGTGGTCAGTGTCTGCCGGTATTGACAACCTGTTTGATAAAACACCTCCGTACCTGTATTCGTACAACGATATGAACACAGTACCGGAAGTTTACGACGTGCTGGGCCGTTATTTACACGCCCGCATCACTGCACGCTTCTAAGCTTTGTGCAATATGAGTAAAGCAAGTCCTCAAACATGCTTGCTTTACTCTGATTGAACTGCGCAACCGGTCGTCTCCCTGGTACCGTGTTGCGCTTTTTTTTAGTTAAAAGCTGAATGTGCGGCTGACACTGGCAAATAATCTTGCATCCGCCGTGTCGTAACTCAATGTTGTATCCTCCGCTGCAATCTCAATGTCAAAACCATGAAACTGTGTCTGATACGCCACTTTATAATGCACATAACTGCTGTCGCCGGTATCCCACTGATATTTATCTTCATCCAGTGAATGAGAGTTATCTACCGTCAGCTGTATCGCATGGTTGTCTGCAATACTGAACGTATGGGCGACTTTCCCGATGACATGATCTGCGCCGGTACCGAAATAATCCCACGAATACCACAGTGTGGTTTCTGTTATACCCAGACGGTGGGTAAAAATCAGTTTTCCGTACATCTCCGGGTAGTTATATTCGCTGGCTGCAGAGCTGCCATAATAGCTGTAGTAAGCAATACCGAAATCAGCATCTGTTGATTCATTCAGTGACTGATAATAACCAGTGTAAAAATCCAGTTCGCGGTTTGCTGCATCGCCGTAATCCACATTGGACGTCCAGCTGCCAGCATACCAGCCGTTGTCAGCTGCATAGTCGATACTGCCCTGAAGGGCCGGACTATTCTGCGTCTGACTTACTCCGTT encodes the following:
- a CDS encoding DMT family transporter, whose translation is MIYVLLACAIFTEVAATLCLKMSDGWEKWHYGSASIALYAISGMIFAAVLKNMGIGVAYAIWSGMGIALIVTASVVFWNQKFDTYAVAGIVLILSGTLLITSKSAVVFQ
- a CDS encoding 3-deoxy-7-phosphoheptulonate synthase — translated: MIKDTVNNVHVSAEQVLITPDDLAKELPVSDKALSAISESRKIISDIIHGRDHRLLVICGPCSIHDIDAAKDYALRLKELHESCKDTLFIVMRVYFEKPRTTTGWKGLINDPHLDGTFDIETGLRKARELLIWLAELEIPVATEALDPISPQYLAELFSWSAIGARTSESQTHREMASGLSMPVGFKNGTDGSLDIAVNALKSAASGHSFMGINKQGQVAVISTSGNPDGHIILRGGKQPNYDSVCVSDCEVDLEKAGLTAGLMVDCSHANSSKDYRRQPLVAQNVVNQILEGNQSIIGIMLESHINAGNQKGDGVPVDELEYGVSITDGCIDWETTDTLITQTRDKLITVLPLRQNKRSAVA
- the rplS gene encoding 50S ribosomal protein L19 is translated as MSKVSQDIIKKIEQAQLKADVPAFGPGDTVVVKVRVTEGDKERLQAYEGVVIAKRNRGLHSSFTVRKISSGEGVERVFQTHSPAVSSIEVKRRGAVRRAKLYYLRERSGKSARIKEKLN
- a CDS encoding response regulator transcription factor; the protein is MQAISLLIVEDQSLVRDAIASLLDLEDDITVTGKCVDGEAAISWLSNNPHPDMILSDIEMPNLSGLDMARKLQDSGFAGTVVFMTTFSKPGYIKRAMQLGAKGFILKESDSDYLISALRKINRGERVIDPELALLALDDNNPLSEKERKALKLASDGLKTKEIASQLFLSEGTIRNYLSESIAKLGATNRVDAARIAEQKGWL
- a CDS encoding TonB-dependent siderophore receptor — protein: MTKKHIFALSPIMLAMAVQAQNADADNNGAQADEDNIEVIRIVESRVQRISSGATGLGLDSFDTPQSLSILESDLIEDYRLSDINSLFKQVTGINVDQSETDRTYFNARGFDITSMHIDGSGIPFGDIFVGDLDTAIYEKVEFIRGSNGLITGLGNPSGTVNYVRKRPGNETEASVDFTLGRWASMRTVADVSTPLTDSGSWAARVVVAHQNKESWLNLYENERNVFYGIVDGQLSDSVTVMFGYSHQDNNSDGVTWGAVPLIYSDGTQVDFDRSTTTAMDWTYWDTLNKTAFAELNWFINDNLQYTSKLNHIRYEDHSALFYTYSNTGLEADTGLGMLGYPGRFDAEDKTLIWDNNLQGVFQAWGREHTFNVGISLADAETSDLDAGALSGFDVMPALPGWTGTEVALPEWAAPYQAGYTDISLNRFYGSMQLAVTDALDLVLGVSFVDYENEGESWGASTSTTEDGSSPYIGFTWEVLEGLNVYGSYSDIYQPQYYLNEDLQPLGSAEGRSYEMGVKKEFANNFLLTVALFRTEQENLYEFIEYGDGDGVDDDDYSDDFNYALYRGVTVDSNGFEVELSGAITDELSVQGGLTVLSMDEENGDEARTFIPRRTFKMLADYAPVWNEKLNMGLSARYQSETYFTSGYGRITQDAYAVLGGYVTYSFSDNLSFSLNLDNITDEKYLSSVRTEQAFYGSPTNYSLTVSWDY
- a CDS encoding sensor histidine kinase, giving the protein MIFGCGYILFVALYLLAIHCKLSTLPLPLSALTALSFTISFYNPGASVLFGFIAYIAGYYYPVSAGIAFVLFTGLSLTGLQLFWFDDHLLFFLASLINLLVLFCFGVMERKETWSQLKDARHAESLSALSAIAERERIGRDLHDIAGHALSSMSLKAQLAGKLIEKGRTQEAHREVKALAHLSQSLLSEIRHAVSDLKKLSVSEEITKNTRALSELGFAVNASVHDDAFSGLSALQESHLALVVKEVFTNILRHSKGNLVSLSALRENGMLAITIEDNGKHAVIDSGNGLTGIRERAGLIGAEMSITSGDATRVRLTLHTGE
- the trmD gene encoding tRNA (guanosine(37)-N1)-methyltransferase TrmD; translation: MTAEKWFGVISLFPDMFAPFMQQGVVGRAVKSGILEVDMFNPRDYTHDRHRTVDDRPYGGGPGMLMMVKPLTDAIAAAKQAGGEHAKVIYLSPQGKKLDQAGVKRLATNDRMIFICGRYEGIDERVIEAHVDEEWSVGDYVLSGGELPALVLMDAVARMVPGVLGHQASAIEDSFTDGLLDCPHYTRPEVLDGKAVPPVLLSGDHEKIRQWRQMQSLGRTWQRRPELLNHLALTEEQQRLLEVFKSQLQQDDS
- the tyrA gene encoding bifunctional chorismate mutase/prephenate dehydrogenase, yielding MTDHSSKLAALRSGIDELDAELVSLLSRRAKLTTQVGQIKAETGMPVYVPEREKELIASRRADAEAAGVSPDLTEDLLRRIMRESYHTQNNRYRCINPDIQQVVIVGGAGALGKVIVSLFEKSGYPVAVVEKDDWSKTETEQLFARADLVIVAVPITLTEAVIKQLDALPEHCVLADITSIKVKPLTTMLACHKGPVVGLHPMFGPDAPGMIKQVVVVCDGRGEASYQWLIEQMRTWGATVHHSTAEEHDRAMAFIQVMRHFNTFVYGAHLQGENPDLETLTVFSSPIYRLELAMVGRLFAQSPQLYADIIFNNPDNFALLKRFHERFGQALSLLEKGDKQAFIDEFDRIGSWFGDYAKKCLVDSKQLLLKADDDEMLRKN
- a CDS encoding maltose acetyltransferase domain-containing protein codes for the protein MENGTSLLQHNPEFLNMLAGEWYLTNDAGLRQARAQAKKLCHQADVLSGTEKSQVLSQLIPGATGLQTGRHFNCDYGFQIVCRGVFTAGCYLTILDGASVETGDNVMAGDNVVIATVEHHKDPQKRLAGWQRARPVVIGSNVTIGNGVTILPGTVIKDNTVIPDGAVAGRR